The following are from one region of the Nicotiana tabacum cultivar K326 chromosome 3, ASM71507v2, whole genome shotgun sequence genome:
- the LOC142175890 gene encoding uncharacterized protein LOC142175890 yields the protein MPRVNSNHAPLHFKIATPRPPNIKYFRFLNLWIIQEGFKELIKEAWDIQVYGNPFWRQVLGDIFADTKNLEHEFDYFEERSITSKNEYNRAILNKKKDELTGHLKIQHAYWKQKANLQWAKDVDMNTSFFHKSVTTIRRILAIQKIKNEDEQWIEEEDQIANEAIKCFENLFKQPQQQADLSNFECLENIITNQDNTELTRMPTKEEIKETVFSMNPDFAPGLDGNDLSKYVTHTCMVLIPKINNPEFMFFRGRVITENIMLTQELTHNMSRDSNGDNMIIKLDMSKGYDRISRSFLCHMLRKLGFTKSWIDLEHPYTLEGKRWDISVSSLPRLVGEYKDGMEPQCLIVAKQF from the exons ATGCCTAGAGTAAATTCTAATCATGCCCCTTTACACTTCAAGATTGCTACTCCTAGGCCCCCTAATATTAAGTATTTTAGATTCTTAAACTTATGGATCATTCAAGAAGGCTTCAAGGAACTGATCAAAGAAGCTTGGGACATTCAAGTGTATGGAAATCCTTTTTGGAG ACAAGTCTTGGGAGACATCTTTGCTGATACAAAGAACTTGGAACATGAGTTTGACTATTTTGAGGAGCGATCGATTACTAGTAAAAATGAGTACAATAGAGCTATCCTCAACAAAAAGAAGGACGAGCTTACAGGACATTTAAAAATTCAACATGCCTATTGGAAACAGAAAGCAAATCTTCAGTGGGCTAAAGATGTTGATATGAATACTAGTTTCTTCCATAAATCTGTCACAACGATAAGAAGAATACTAGCCATCCAGAAAATTAAGAATGAAGATGAACAATggatagaagaagaagatcagataGCGAATGAAGCTATCAAGTGTTTTGAGAATCTTTTCAAGCAACCCCAACAACAAGCAGACCTGAGTAATTTTGAATGTCTTGAAAATATAATCACTAATCAAGACAATACAGAACTTACTAGGATGCCCACAAAGGAGGAAATTAAGGAGACAGTCTTCTCCATGAATCCAGATTTTGCTCCAGGATTAGATG GTAATGACCTTTCCAAATATGTAACTCACACATGTATGGTATTAATCCCTAAGATTAATAATCCAGAATTCAT GTTTTTCAGAGGAAGAGTTATCACAGAGAACATTATGCTAACTCAAGAACTAACTCACAATATGTCTAGAGATAGCAATGGAGATAATATGATCATAAAGCTTGACATGTCTAAGGGATATGATAGGATCTCAAGGTCCTTTTTATGTCACATGCTGAGAAAATTAGGGTTCACAAAGAGTTGGATTGATTTG GAGCACCCATATACATTGGAAGGAAAAAGGTGGGATATTTCGGTGAGCTCATTGCCAAGATTAGTAGGAGAATACAAGGATGGAATGGAACCCCAATGTCTTATTGTGGCAAAGCAGTTTTGA